A section of the Nitrospira sp. genome encodes:
- a CDS encoding response regulator — protein MGTHTSPEYVGTKPSVLVVDDETGPRDALKVILRPFFTIHSADNAKSALRVLKDQHIDLITLDQKLPDRQGIDLLQDIKQDYADIEVIIITGYGSLKSAMEGIRHGAAGYLLKPFNVTELITLINQTLEKKQRLDYLRSFLKTSTALWGTEQEAGQAWKDLQTNYFAIGKSAPELSANPGDVTALIPLLSDLLEAKDRQLLNHCSRVSFYASLLANQLNLSLPDQKALALGAFLHDIGKISIPNYKYAADDDDSIKNGALAKAYSEAGARMLLPLEFQAEVGQIVAYHHERFDGLGNPHGLEGEGIPLLARIVAIAQAFDNLTVDMPGHLPMSIDDAIQKIVLQADTHFDPKLTKLFAQVVRECKSSLPALAIAKTSPTT, from the coding sequence ATGGGGACCCATACATCACCTGAATACGTAGGCACGAAACCGTCGGTACTGGTCGTCGATGATGAGACCGGCCCACGGGACGCCCTCAAAGTCATTCTTCGCCCGTTCTTCACCATCCACTCCGCCGACAACGCCAAATCCGCCCTCCGGGTCCTCAAAGATCAGCATATCGACCTCATCACCCTCGATCAAAAACTGCCCGACCGCCAGGGAATCGATCTGCTGCAAGACATCAAGCAGGACTACGCCGACATCGAAGTCATCATCATTACCGGCTATGGCAGTTTGAAGTCTGCGATGGAAGGCATCCGGCACGGCGCAGCGGGATATCTGCTCAAGCCATTCAACGTCACTGAACTGATTACCCTCATCAACCAAACACTCGAGAAAAAGCAGCGGCTGGACTACCTGCGCTCGTTTCTCAAAACATCGACCGCCTTGTGGGGCACGGAACAGGAAGCAGGCCAGGCGTGGAAAGATCTGCAAACCAACTATTTCGCCATCGGCAAATCCGCCCCAGAACTCTCCGCCAATCCAGGCGATGTCACTGCGCTGATCCCCTTGTTATCCGATCTCCTCGAAGCGAAGGACCGCCAACTCCTCAATCACTGCAGCCGCGTCAGCTTTTATGCCTCCCTCCTTGCCAACCAGCTCAACCTGTCCCTTCCCGATCAGAAGGCGCTCGCGCTGGGCGCGTTTCTCCACGATATCGGGAAGATCAGTATTCCCAACTATAAGTATGCAGCCGACGATGACGACAGTATCAAGAACGGGGCGCTCGCCAAAGCATACTCCGAGGCCGGCGCGCGGATGCTATTGCCACTTGAATTTCAGGCCGAGGTGGGACAGATCGTGGCCTATCATCATGAACGATTCGACGGACTGGGCAATCCGCACGGGCTGGAGGGAGAAGGCATTCCGCTCCTGGCACGCATCGTTGCCATCGCCCAAGCCTTCGATAACCTCACGGTTGATATGCCGGGACACCTCCCGATGTCCATCGACGACGCCATCCAGAAGATCGTGCTCCAAGCAGATAC
- a CDS encoding sigma-54-dependent Fis family transcriptional regulator: protein MKKRVLLVDDEPRVRASLRTVLEPTYEILEAADAAEGLKSFKHDTPDLVLLDVILPGTDGLAALQTMRTENRAVPVIMLTGTKSVKTAVDAMKLGAADYLSKPFDVEELQIVIERTLGKQELEQEVRQLRAQVVQRYAFHNLIGKSPAMQEIYAKIEQVADSRTTVLVTGESGTGKELVAKAIHYNSARRERPFVALNCAALPETLIESELFGHEKGSFTDATARRVGQFELAHTGTLFLDEIGDLSAATQAKLLRVLQEREFTRVGGVQSIKVDVRIVAATNKNLDEMVRKNQFREDLYYRINVIALYLPPLRERGEDIALLAKHFLAKRIEEEKRPPQEFTKDSLELISHYPWPGNVREMENIIEQAFIWSKGSDVITPEHLPNILRTDTRSTSLRDDTLAGRLSLEKAVMEFEREIILDALKRTTYVQTHAAAMLGISRRMLKYRMDTLGISRPDNGVTPEPPLTQE from the coding sequence ATGAAAAAACGGGTACTACTTGTTGATGACGAGCCGCGTGTTCGCGCCTCGCTGAGAACAGTGCTGGAACCGACCTACGAGATTCTTGAAGCGGCGGATGCCGCGGAAGGCCTCAAGAGTTTCAAGCACGATACGCCGGATCTGGTCCTGCTGGACGTGATCCTGCCGGGAACAGACGGCCTGGCGGCGCTCCAGACCATGCGCACCGAAAATCGTGCCGTCCCGGTGATCATGCTGACCGGAACCAAATCGGTCAAGACGGCCGTCGATGCCATGAAACTGGGCGCAGCCGACTATCTCTCTAAGCCGTTCGATGTCGAAGAACTGCAAATCGTCATCGAACGCACGCTGGGCAAACAGGAATTGGAACAAGAGGTTCGTCAACTACGCGCACAGGTGGTCCAACGGTATGCCTTTCACAATCTGATCGGCAAAAGCCCGGCGATGCAGGAAATCTATGCGAAAATCGAGCAAGTGGCCGACAGTCGCACCACCGTTCTGGTCACCGGCGAGAGCGGAACCGGAAAAGAACTCGTCGCCAAGGCCATTCATTACAACAGCGCGCGGCGCGAACGCCCGTTCGTGGCGCTCAATTGCGCGGCCCTACCCGAAACTCTGATCGAAAGCGAACTGTTCGGCCACGAAAAAGGCTCCTTTACCGATGCCACGGCCAGGCGCGTAGGCCAGTTCGAATTGGCGCATACCGGCACGCTTTTTCTCGATGAAATCGGGGACCTCAGCGCGGCGACCCAGGCCAAACTCCTCCGCGTGCTACAGGAACGTGAGTTCACTCGCGTGGGCGGAGTGCAGTCCATCAAGGTGGATGTCCGAATTGTGGCGGCCACCAACAAAAACCTCGATGAGATGGTCCGGAAGAACCAGTTTCGCGAGGACCTGTATTACCGCATCAACGTCATCGCGCTGTATCTACCGCCCCTGCGCGAGCGGGGCGAAGACATCGCCCTCCTGGCCAAACACTTTCTGGCAAAACGTATCGAAGAAGAGAAACGTCCTCCTCAGGAATTCACGAAAGACTCGCTGGAGTTGATCTCGCACTATCCCTGGCCCGGAAACGTCCGCGAGATGGAGAACATCATCGAGCAGGCGTTCATCTGGTCGAAAGGCTCCGATGTCATCACGCCGGAGCACTTACCGAATATCCTGCGAACCGATACACGCTCCACCTCACTCCGGGACGACACCCTGGCGGGGCGATTGTCGCTCGAAAAAGCCGTCATGGAATTCGAGCGTGAAATCATCCTGGATGCACTCAAGCGAACAACGTACGTACAGACCCATGCGGCCGCCATGCTGGGAATCAGCCGCCGCATGCTGAAGTACCGCATGGATACCCTGGGCATCAGCCGGCCCGATAACGGAGTGACTCCCGAGCCTCCACTGACTCAGGAATGA
- a CDS encoding PilZ domain-containing protein, with protein sequence MSSAEPSLNILLINEQPDEIKLVTSSLRGFFSGCRIEAGYSSEDALTFSHQGEWHIILIDHDLRPERGLDILSRLRRNAPYAAIILQTNESDSQTAVQALQNGADFLLFKRSPAFITELLFSVQEAVEKRDLQMKLDHTFQRHQRFIETLSDLVYELDRDGRFVYVGTAVTAMLGYTPEELAGQHYSLLLPPLQSATGRFRLNERRAGSRSVRRLELTLHRKAPPDAPPASITVEVTAKGLFDSANRYLGTIGVLRDLSQQKAQQDRLTELQSRLQETTRQLVLSREAARVSRQLQQPLTTLLQDSQRLLSSIQHSKIEQHVETMVEQASQASRLGHQLAQAIYAPPLEFSPVDLHHLLETVVQSIRHETEGSGLLVTTHLAQHRPLILGSPGALEDLVRILLNYAHQYTSRPDAPSHLLLQTAPPAGDAPSLVSRTLPLHSTTSREYVSFTIKESAGRTAAPVGEQPDLRISPEQFFRAHHIVQAHGGAIEIGHAADSGLTITVRIPVSAHLFADEGAESPAAPPATPDLVRGQSQPVAGQRPDRRRSERKLFALPVQLSVGGTTLRGVLRNMSTGGALLTIPDLSASIHLQPAYVVIKTPVSFLELQGVVHERPAALTDLPLTAIKNFVISFSSSGERDRNVLRSLLDGLQDGSTIVTFEGLILPFFTPAEQNPDALLPSITATTERREASRLHAPCPIRLVGSPGTPTRPLGVTVNLSLEGACIEVPGGYDFPVGRQILYLAPLEPNSSSIGAALPEGSENPWPVRIVWTDRARTRTTLNPAQTEGIRRYGVRFEGLSPAQEQKLRALISSRIGTSQELAEPLADSPLLTVAHNLRNREGITIALCQDVPTRTDGPQYPLVLLCPGYGTTQQAYVALAYTLAACGLQVLRYDHSRHIGLSEGDPTQTTLTSLEDDLDTVLSFVQKEFPGIPLTLLAPDLLGRIALRRQDWHRRVNRLLLLNPALDIRNCLTSLHQRDLVGEHLAGTRLGLGNLMGIPLDIDHFVADAVAGRYTENTSLQEDLSHCGTDVVFLMTGPGAAEYPTPSPAPALVEDALHRLGSRGSRVMLQTPLLPVDAVAPTALLASWQRIAQLCLTSDRFPSPTVPALMEISRITSTRARFEHDRLRIKYAAGTAGRERLWAAQTDLTRSLDELPAHWQYIDQLYQLLQPLDGGLTLLDVGCGIHSFARLLLLNLSYRLRAQTWNQNQPLRYIGVDFSVAALHAAQDATNDALKHVDRLFSGRISGPTPVSQQWVLGRSVETLPFADHSFDRIVANLSLSFSRSPLHTLRELFRVLRPGGKLIVSAVTPLADMALPYRSSLQELGVDAFSGDARLALNRMAQCCVALRVGQLHAFQEDGLSAALAQVTSTPARLVRTFSGQILVALAEKPDSAG encoded by the coding sequence ATGTCGTCCGCTGAACCGTCCCTCAACATCCTCCTCATCAACGAACAACCGGATGAAATCAAACTGGTGACCTCCAGTCTGAGAGGGTTTTTTTCCGGCTGCCGGATCGAAGCGGGCTATTCATCCGAAGATGCCCTGACATTCAGTCATCAAGGCGAATGGCACATCATCCTCATCGATCACGACTTACGCCCTGAACGCGGTCTCGATATTCTTTCCCGCCTTCGTCGCAATGCTCCCTATGCAGCCATCATCCTCCAAACGAATGAGAGCGATTCCCAAACCGCCGTCCAGGCGCTGCAGAACGGCGCTGACTTCCTCCTGTTCAAACGATCACCCGCCTTTATCACCGAGTTGTTGTTTTCCGTCCAGGAAGCGGTTGAAAAGCGCGACCTCCAAATGAAACTGGACCACACCTTTCAACGGCACCAGCGGTTCATCGAAACACTGAGCGACTTGGTGTACGAACTCGATCGGGACGGTCGCTTTGTCTACGTGGGCACCGCTGTCACCGCCATGCTCGGCTATACTCCCGAGGAGCTTGCCGGACAACACTATTCGCTTCTACTCCCTCCCTTACAATCAGCGACAGGACGCTTTCGCTTGAACGAACGACGGGCCGGCAGCCGCTCTGTACGCAGGCTTGAGCTCACGCTTCATCGGAAAGCCCCTCCTGATGCACCTCCGGCATCAATCACCGTCGAGGTCACAGCCAAGGGGCTCTTCGATTCGGCCAATCGTTACCTCGGCACGATCGGGGTCCTGCGCGATCTTTCACAACAGAAAGCGCAACAGGACCGCCTCACCGAGTTGCAGTCACGCCTCCAGGAAACCACCCGTCAACTCGTGCTTTCCCGGGAGGCAGCCCGGGTATCCCGTCAGCTCCAACAGCCGCTCACCACCCTCCTGCAAGATTCACAGCGCTTACTCAGCTCTATTCAGCACAGCAAGATCGAGCAACATGTCGAAACGATGGTCGAACAGGCGTCGCAGGCCAGCCGACTTGGTCATCAACTGGCTCAAGCCATCTATGCTCCGCCTTTAGAATTTTCCCCCGTCGATCTCCACCATCTTCTTGAGACCGTGGTGCAATCGATCCGGCATGAGACAGAAGGCTCGGGACTCCTCGTGACCACGCACTTGGCTCAACACCGTCCACTCATTCTGGGCTCACCGGGTGCGCTGGAGGATCTCGTGAGAATCCTCCTCAATTATGCACACCAATACACGTCCCGGCCCGACGCGCCCTCTCATCTTCTGCTACAGACGGCGCCGCCGGCCGGAGACGCTCCTTCACTCGTTTCAAGAACGCTTCCGCTGCATTCGACCACCTCGCGCGAGTATGTAAGCTTCACCATCAAGGAAAGCGCCGGACGCACCGCTGCTCCCGTCGGCGAACAGCCAGATTTACGTATTTCTCCCGAGCAATTCTTTCGCGCTCACCACATTGTCCAGGCACATGGTGGCGCCATCGAAATTGGACATGCGGCAGACAGCGGCCTGACCATCACAGTACGAATTCCTGTTTCCGCTCATCTGTTCGCGGACGAAGGCGCTGAATCGCCCGCAGCCCCGCCCGCCACACCCGACCTCGTTCGAGGCCAATCGCAGCCCGTCGCAGGACAACGACCCGACCGACGGCGTTCAGAACGCAAGTTGTTCGCGCTCCCCGTGCAACTATCCGTCGGAGGCACAACTCTTCGAGGCGTCTTACGAAACATGAGTACGGGCGGCGCCCTCCTCACCATCCCTGATCTTTCGGCCTCCATTCATCTACAGCCAGCCTACGTGGTGATCAAAACACCCGTGAGCTTCCTGGAACTTCAGGGCGTCGTACATGAACGACCGGCCGCACTTACGGACCTGCCGCTCACTGCCATCAAGAATTTTGTGATTTCCTTTTCATCGAGCGGCGAGCGCGACCGCAATGTCCTCCGCTCACTTCTGGATGGGCTGCAAGACGGCTCAACAATCGTCACGTTCGAAGGATTGATCCTTCCTTTTTTCACACCCGCCGAACAGAACCCTGACGCCCTTCTCCCCTCCATCACAGCGACGACAGAACGGCGTGAGGCCTCACGGCTACACGCCCCATGCCCGATTCGACTGGTCGGCTCACCAGGCACGCCAACCCGTCCGCTTGGAGTGACGGTCAATCTGAGCCTGGAGGGGGCCTGCATCGAAGTGCCGGGAGGCTACGACTTCCCTGTTGGCCGGCAGATCCTTTACCTGGCACCCCTCGAGCCAAACTCTTCGTCAATCGGCGCCGCCTTGCCTGAGGGTTCTGAAAACCCTTGGCCAGTTCGGATTGTCTGGACAGATCGCGCTCGGACCAGGACAACCTTGAATCCCGCACAGACAGAAGGCATCCGCCGCTATGGAGTGCGCTTTGAGGGTTTATCGCCCGCACAGGAACAGAAACTGCGGGCTCTCATCTCATCGCGGATCGGTACTTCGCAAGAACTCGCCGAACCGCTGGCAGACTCGCCGCTCCTCACCGTTGCACACAATCTACGCAATCGTGAGGGCATCACGATTGCGCTGTGTCAGGATGTTCCGACACGCACAGACGGCCCACAGTACCCGCTGGTGCTGCTCTGTCCGGGGTATGGGACGACTCAGCAGGCCTATGTCGCCCTCGCCTACACACTGGCTGCATGCGGGCTGCAAGTCCTGCGTTATGATCACAGCCGTCACATCGGGCTGAGCGAGGGCGACCCCACACAAACCACGCTCACATCCCTGGAAGACGACCTCGATACCGTGCTGAGCTTTGTGCAGAAAGAGTTCCCCGGAATCCCCCTCACGTTGCTGGCACCGGACCTGCTCGGCCGCATCGCATTGCGGCGCCAAGACTGGCACAGGCGAGTCAACCGGCTCTTACTGCTCAACCCGGCACTCGACATCCGAAATTGCCTGACGAGCCTTCACCAGCGGGATCTGGTAGGTGAACATCTGGCCGGAACCCGGCTCGGGCTCGGCAACCTCATGGGGATTCCACTCGACATCGATCATTTCGTGGCCGACGCCGTGGCCGGTCGATATACAGAGAACACCTCGCTTCAGGAGGACCTTTCGCATTGCGGGACCGACGTGGTTTTTTTGATGACCGGCCCAGGCGCCGCTGAATACCCGACTCCCTCTCCAGCACCGGCACTCGTGGAGGACGCGCTGCATCGGCTCGGATCAAGAGGCAGTCGCGTCATGCTACAAACTCCCCTTCTCCCTGTCGATGCTGTCGCACCAACGGCACTGCTCGCAAGCTGGCAGCGGATCGCGCAGCTCTGCCTTACTTCGGATCGCTTCCCCTCTCCCACCGTCCCGGCGCTCATGGAGATCTCACGCATCACCTCCACCCGTGCACGATTCGAACACGATCGACTCCGCATCAAATATGCCGCCGGAACGGCAGGCCGCGAACGCCTCTGGGCCGCACAGACCGATCTCACACGAAGTTTGGATGAACTCCCCGCGCATTGGCAATATATCGATCAACTGTATCAACTCCTCCAACCGCTCGATGGAGGCCTGACCCTGCTCGATGTCGGATGCGGCATTCATTCATTCGCCAGACTCCTGCTCTTGAACCTTTCCTACCGTCTCCGCGCTCAAACCTGGAACCAGAATCAACCGCTTCGATACATCGGGGTAGACTTCTCAGTGGCTGCGCTGCATGCCGCGCAGGACGCGACGAATGACGCCTTGAAGCACGTGGATCGGCTGTTCTCCGGACGCATCTCCGGGCCGACACCCGTCAGTCAGCAGTGGGTACTGGGTCGATCCGTAGAAACGCTTCCCTTCGCGGACCATTCATTCGATCGCATCGTGGCGAATCTCTCCCTCAGCTTTTCACGATCTCCTCTCCACACGCTTCGTGAACTGTTCCGTGTGCTTCGCCCGGGCGGAAAACTCATCGTGAGCGCCGTCACCCCCTTGGCAGATATGGCCCTCCCCTATCGCTCATCCTTGCAGGAACTCGGCGTCGATGCCTTCTCGGGAGACGCCCGCCTTGCGCTCAATCGTATGGCTCAGTGTTGCGTCGCCCTGCGCGTCGGTCAACTACATGCATTCCAGGAAGATGGCCTGAGCGCCGCCCTCGCCCAAGTCACCTCGACTCCGGCAAGACTCGTGCGTACGTTCTCCGGACAAATTCTGGTCGCTCTCGCCGAAAAACCTGATTCCGCTGGCTGA
- a CDS encoding nuclear transport factor 2 family protein produces the protein MSILAGSLAAAKEPLDAEATLRLIVQANADRDLPTMSKYMSHDADAVGYTIDGHKYVGWTALATDMHTEFTSVAKLELPITYLQFWRKGDIAWFAMELDYIRYLNATDLTQRMVLPLRETGVMERRDGTWILVTWHESTRQPDTGMGIALADPGTLVRRVSDNQAPGPNGADLSGEWEVTEIEDNKKYVATLDAHGNGPYTWQGGQFATTSFNDRRWQGTWKQTGNDREGAFEVVISEDGTEAKGIWWYVRVGTRDNIPPRQHGGTYLWKRLTPPPTAP, from the coding sequence ATGAGCATCCTGGCGGGCTCCCTTGCAGCGGCCAAGGAGCCACTCGATGCAGAAGCCACTCTGCGCCTCATCGTGCAAGCAAACGCCGATCGTGATCTGCCCACTATGTCGAAGTATATGTCTCACGACGCCGACGCCGTCGGCTACACGATCGACGGACACAAATACGTAGGATGGACGGCTTTGGCTACCGACATGCACACCGAGTTCACCTCGGTCGCCAAACTGGAACTTCCCATCACCTACCTGCAATTCTGGCGTAAGGGGGACATCGCCTGGTTCGCGATGGAACTCGACTATATTCGTTATCTCAACGCAACGGACCTGACCCAACGCATGGTGCTTCCACTGCGTGAGACAGGGGTGATGGAGCGAAGGGACGGCACCTGGATCCTCGTGACCTGGCACGAATCCACTAGACAGCCCGACACCGGAATGGGGATCGCCCTGGCCGACCCCGGCACCTTAGTGCGTCGCGTGTCAGACAATCAGGCGCCCGGGCCGAATGGCGCGGACTTGAGCGGCGAATGGGAAGTCACTGAAATCGAAGACAATAAGAAATACGTCGCCACGCTGGACGCGCACGGCAACGGCCCTTACACCTGGCAAGGGGGACAGTTCGCCACCACCAGCTTCAACGACCGGCGCTGGCAGGGGACCTGGAAACAGACCGGCAATGACCGCGAAGGCGCGTTTGAAGTGGTGATCTCGGAGGATGGCACCGAAGCCAAGGGAATCTGGTGGTACGTGCGTGTCGGCACCAGAGACAATATTCCACCCCGGCAACATGGCGGTACTTACCTGTGGAAGCGACTGACCCCGCCCCCGACGGCTCCCTAA
- a CDS encoding serine/threonine-protein phosphatase, with protein MSTQQTRWAWTAFGQTDRGLVRPTNQDTFLVDNRHRLWAVADGMGGHPGGDVASGLVTDSLAELAPTLGGIASAPDLHEEERATDRLTTMAEQAHASILTHAAQHPSLYGMGTTLVMAHLLPLPKPRLLVLNVGDSRAYLVRAGTLTQLTRDHTLIEEYVRDGRLTPAQAACHPNRHVLTRAMGLAPHLESDLFFFDLLDGDLLLLCSDGLTKMLTDERILQTVRPHQHIPSLATQALIHTALDAGGIDNVTVVACTITEIPDQANIH; from the coding sequence ATGAGCACGCAACAGACCAGATGGGCATGGACTGCGTTCGGGCAGACCGACCGCGGGTTGGTCCGTCCCACGAATCAAGACACCTTCCTCGTCGACAACCGCCATCGACTCTGGGCGGTGGCGGACGGGATGGGAGGCCACCCGGGAGGAGATGTGGCGAGCGGTCTCGTGACGGACTCCCTTGCCGAACTTGCGCCGACTCTCGGCGGAATTGCATCTGCCCCCGACCTTCACGAGGAAGAGCGCGCAACCGACCGTCTCACAACCATGGCGGAGCAGGCCCATGCCTCCATCCTCACCCATGCGGCTCAGCACCCGTCGTTATACGGCATGGGAACGACACTCGTGATGGCCCATCTCCTCCCGCTGCCCAAGCCACGCTTACTTGTTTTGAACGTCGGCGACAGCCGGGCCTACCTGGTCAGAGCCGGCACCCTCACGCAACTGACTCGGGACCATACCCTGATTGAAGAGTACGTCCGTGACGGGCGCCTCACACCTGCGCAGGCCGCATGTCACCCGAACCGCCATGTGCTCACCCGCGCCATGGGCCTTGCCCCTCACCTGGAAAGCGACCTGTTCTTCTTCGATCTTCTCGATGGAGACCTCCTGCTGCTCTGCTCAGACGGCCTCACGAAAATGCTGACCGACGAACGCATTCTTCAGACCGTGAGGCCTCATCAGCATATCCCTTCCCTTGCCACCCAGGCACTGATTCACACAGCGCTCGATGCAGGAGGGATCGACAACGTCACCGTGGTGGCTTGCACCATTACTGAGATACCCGATCAGGCAAATATCCATTGA
- a CDS encoding ribonuclease H-like domain-containing protein has translation MLTSTFVHLKGIGPSTERRLWEGGIADWTTFLREPNLPGISPSRKVLYDVDLASAQEQLERRNARYFADCLHTRDHWRLFRTFGPRALYLDIETTGLSAHEGQVTIVGLYRQGRMRTLISGDDLTLGVIQEELDQADLLITFFGSVFDIPYLQTCFKGLRVSIPHFDLCFAARRVGLQGGLKHIERELDIARDSDLLTLDGMEAVRLWHQYRAGDEAALDQLVRYNAADTRNLEPLAEWLYDQLALRYGPPSMTPAG, from the coding sequence ATGCTGACCTCGACATTCGTCCATCTGAAAGGCATCGGCCCATCGACGGAGCGGCGACTCTGGGAAGGAGGCATCGCCGATTGGACGACCTTTCTCCGCGAGCCGAACCTCCCCGGCATCTCACCCTCGCGCAAAGTCCTGTACGATGTCGACCTCGCATCAGCGCAGGAACAGCTTGAGCGCCGCAATGCCCGATACTTTGCCGACTGCCTGCATACCCGCGATCATTGGCGACTGTTCCGCACCTTCGGCCCACGGGCGCTTTATCTCGACATCGAAACGACCGGACTGTCCGCGCACGAGGGACAGGTGACCATCGTCGGTCTTTACCGCCAGGGGCGTATGCGGACCCTGATCAGCGGTGACGACCTGACGCTTGGCGTGATTCAGGAAGAACTCGACCAAGCCGACTTGCTGATCACGTTTTTCGGCAGCGTGTTCGATATCCCCTACCTCCAAACCTGTTTCAAGGGCCTGCGGGTGTCGATTCCTCACTTCGATCTCTGTTTCGCCGCGAGACGCGTGGGCCTGCAGGGAGGCCTCAAGCACATCGAGCGCGAGTTGGACATCGCGCGGGACTCCGATCTGCTGACACTCGACGGCATGGAAGCCGTTCGTCTCTGGCACCAGTACCGCGCAGGCGACGAGGCAGCGCTGGATCAACTCGTCCGTTATAATGCCGCCGATACCAGAAACCTTGAACCACTGGCGGAGTGGCTGTATGACCAGCTCGCCCTGCGCTACGGTCCACCGTCAATGACGCCGGCCGGATAG
- a CDS encoding DUF507 family protein encodes MRLAKERVHHMAESVIARLHELGYLEVTGDRKALRDSLEQTMTDELAVEDRLNAEVRRMMQPYERQIEQGQVDYQKMFTMIKQKLVRERGIIL; translated from the coding sequence ATGAGGCTGGCAAAAGAGCGGGTCCATCATATGGCGGAATCAGTGATTGCGCGGCTCCACGAGCTGGGCTACCTGGAGGTCACCGGGGATCGAAAGGCGCTTCGGGATTCGTTGGAACAGACGATGACGGACGAGCTCGCAGTCGAAGATCGCCTCAACGCCGAAGTGCGCCGGATGATGCAACCCTATGAGCGGCAGATCGAGCAGGGACAGGTCGATTACCAGAAGATGTTCACGATGATCAAGCAGAAGCTGGTGCGCGAACGGGGCATCATTCTCTAG
- a CDS encoding DUF507 family protein, with amino-acid sequence MISDDKASHLAHLALGALKKSPHCRFAEDDGKVLREIKRVVAAELLLEAEIDKKVRTKLASYSRQIVEGSPEWDVMYRKTAEEEQKKRAKP; translated from the coding sequence GTGATCAGCGACGATAAAGCCAGCCATCTTGCCCACCTCGCTCTCGGCGCTTTGAAAAAGAGCCCCCATTGCCGGTTTGCTGAGGATGATGGGAAGGTGCTGCGCGAGATCAAACGGGTGGTGGCCGCAGAGTTGTTGTTGGAAGCGGAGATCGATAAGAAAGTACGGACCAAGCTGGCGTCCTACTCACGACAAATCGTGGAGGGGAGTCCGGAATGGGACGTGATGTATCGGAAAACAGCTGAAGAAGAACAAAAAAAGCGTGCCAAGCCCTGA
- a CDS encoding tetratricopeptide repeat protein, translating to MRVALWIVFCVLAVSLPACTHSKPQPLVPLELVYGAKADAIALNNQGMQAYLAGQVAEAKNFFGQAIKASPDSGQAHYNYALALNALGQTDQARQEFIEAANLAPGDKVIWDSPALRPFGSPQAQKGPPREHPYGTQRPVIGSGPR from the coding sequence ATGAGAGTTGCTCTATGGATAGTGTTTTGTGTCTTGGCGGTGTCGTTGCCCGCCTGTACCCATTCCAAACCGCAGCCGCTGGTTCCGTTGGAATTGGTCTATGGGGCTAAGGCTGACGCCATCGCTCTGAACAATCAGGGGATGCAAGCCTATCTGGCCGGCCAGGTTGCGGAAGCCAAGAATTTTTTCGGGCAGGCCATCAAGGCGTCGCCGGATTCAGGCCAGGCCCACTACAATTACGCGCTCGCTCTGAATGCGTTGGGGCAAACGGACCAGGCTCGTCAGGAGTTTATCGAGGCGGCGAATTTAGCTCCCGGAGATAAGGTGATCTGGGATTCTCCTGCGTTACGCCCCTTCGGCAGTCCCCAGGCGCAAAAGGGGCCACCCAGGGAACACCCCTATGGGACACAGCGTCCGGTGATCGGCAGCGGACCGCGCTGA
- the bcp gene encoding thioredoxin-dependent thiol peroxidase, producing MADELEVGAKAPDFSLPDQDGSTVTLKSLKGKQVVLYFYPKDDTSGCTKEACDFRDSLAPIKKAGAVVLGVSKDGKASHQKFIAKYGLPFALLSDEETVVCNAYGVYKEKSMYGRKYMGIERSTFVIDATGRIKALFRKVKVPGHVDEVLAALKA from the coding sequence ATGGCAGATGAATTAGAAGTGGGGGCGAAGGCGCCGGATTTCTCCTTGCCGGACCAGGACGGCAGCACCGTGACGCTGAAGAGCCTCAAGGGCAAGCAGGTGGTGCTTTATTTTTATCCGAAGGACGATACCTCGGGCTGTACGAAGGAGGCCTGCGACTTCCGGGATTCCCTCGCGCCGATTAAAAAGGCCGGAGCGGTGGTGCTTGGAGTCAGTAAGGACGGGAAAGCCTCACACCAGAAGTTTATCGCCAAGTACGGCTTGCCCTTTGCGTTGTTGAGTGACGAAGAAACGGTGGTCTGCAACGCCTACGGAGTCTACAAAGAGAAGAGCATGTACGGCCGGAAGTATATGGGTATTGAACGGAGCACGTTTGTGATCGATGCCACGGGGCGAATCAAGGCCCTATTCCGGAAAGTGAAGGTGCCCGGCCATGTGGATGAAGTGCTGGCGGCGCTGAAGGCCTAG